The following are encoded in a window of Pukyongiella litopenaei genomic DNA:
- a CDS encoding c-type cytochrome, producing MRYLVWSLPITVAAAAFTYWLSTSASSDVGSASRAESYDIEEGALLYAENCASCHGAGLEGQPEWRTPGADGRLPAPPHDETGHTWHHPDSLLFDYTKLGGAALLARQGVEFDSGMPGFADVLTDQRIHNILAFIRSTWPDRIREVQAARTEADEQRGEN from the coding sequence ATGAGATATCTCGTTTGGTCCCTTCCGATCACTGTCGCAGCAGCCGCCTTCACGTATTGGCTCTCGACCAGTGCATCCTCGGATGTCGGCAGCGCGTCCAGGGCGGAGAGCTACGACATCGAAGAAGGCGCGTTGCTCTACGCAGAAAACTGTGCGTCTTGTCATGGCGCGGGTCTGGAAGGCCAGCCGGAATGGCGAACGCCCGGCGCGGATGGGCGCCTGCCAGCACCACCACATGATGAGACGGGTCACACCTGGCATCATCCTGACAGCCTGCTCTTCGATTACACAAAACTGGGGGGTGCGGCGCTTCTGGCGCGTCAGGGCGTCGAATTCGACAGTGGCATGCCCGGTTTCGCAGACGTGCTGACCGACCAGCGAATTCACAACATCCTGGCCTTCATCCGGTCCACCTGGCCAGATCGCATCCGCGAAGTCCAGGCCGCGCGGACAGAAGCCGACGAACAACGGGGAGAGAACTAA
- a CDS encoding DsbE family thiol:disulfide interchange protein, whose product MKRLIAGLPFIAAVIFGGFFLWGLNPDRDPNEIPSVLISQPAPAFDLDPVPGLETPGLARSDLVGNERPVVVNVFASWCVPCRAEHAVLTRFVERDGMRLFGINYKDKPEDAVKWLNDLGNPYERIGSDLSGRTGIEWGLSGVPETFIVDSDGTVLFRYVGPVVGPDAVERFTQALKQAGALPNGAGS is encoded by the coding sequence ATGAAACGTCTCATTGCCGGGCTGCCGTTTATTGCGGCGGTCATATTCGGTGGGTTTTTTCTCTGGGGGCTCAATCCCGACCGGGATCCCAACGAGATCCCTTCCGTCCTGATCTCGCAACCGGCCCCGGCGTTCGACCTCGATCCCGTGCCGGGGTTGGAGACACCCGGCCTGGCCCGAAGCGATCTTGTCGGCAACGAACGACCGGTCGTGGTCAATGTCTTTGCGTCCTGGTGCGTGCCCTGCCGCGCGGAACATGCCGTGTTGACAAGATTTGTCGAACGAGACGGCATGCGGTTGTTCGGAATAAACTACAAAGACAAACCTGAGGATGCCGTGAAGTGGCTCAATGACCTCGGCAATCCCTACGAGCGGATCGGGTCCGACCTGTCGGGCCGGACCGGGATCGAATGGGGCCTGTCGGGCGTGCCGGAAACCTTCATCGTCGATAGCGATGGCACCGTTTTGTTTCGCTATGTCGGGCCGGTCGTGGGTCCGGACGCCGTCGAACGGTTCACGCAAGCCCTGAAGCAGGCAGGCGCACTGCCAAATGGAGCAGGTTCATGA
- the ccmI gene encoding c-type cytochrome biogenesis protein CcmI — translation MIWGIFVLLTLVAIGIVLYPLLLSKSNTLTRGDAVPAILADQMREIQRDMDRGLISEQEAQAARLEIKKRILATTRNSEEKAGSSRNGGRVTLVVAAVLAPVIAAGYYLTMGSPEVPSMAFSARAEERAQTDEVTALAIQLRERLVSDPTGGPSEGWMLLGQTYQRMGRAADAVEAFEVVAEREDATSATFSMLAEAVAVANDGVVIPRAKLAIDSALDLDPSNPAATYFESLYYFQQEETRKAYDLLVSRLNQEEAYVPWMETYAAQINRIAAAADLPVVNLPSGPTSQPGPSAADVAAASEMNDADRAEFIRSMVSRLAERLEDEPDDLDGWMRLANAYTVLQEPDRAVEAYRKAEALLEQQPASDPRRAAVRAALERLGG, via the coding sequence ATGATCTGGGGTATTTTCGTTCTTTTGACGCTGGTCGCAATCGGAATTGTCCTCTACCCGCTGCTGCTGTCCAAATCGAACACTCTCACCAGAGGGGATGCGGTACCGGCGATCCTCGCCGATCAGATGCGGGAAATCCAACGAGACATGGACCGCGGTTTGATTTCTGAACAGGAAGCTCAAGCGGCCAGACTCGAGATCAAGAAACGGATCCTCGCGACGACCCGCAATTCGGAAGAAAAAGCCGGATCATCCCGTAATGGTGGCAGAGTCACTCTCGTTGTCGCGGCGGTCCTCGCGCCGGTTATTGCCGCGGGCTACTATCTGACGATGGGATCGCCGGAGGTTCCTTCAATGGCCTTCTCTGCCCGTGCAGAGGAGCGGGCACAGACTGATGAAGTGACGGCGCTGGCAATACAACTTCGCGAAAGGCTTGTATCCGATCCGACCGGCGGCCCTAGCGAAGGGTGGATGCTGTTGGGCCAGACCTATCAGCGCATGGGCAGAGCAGCCGATGCCGTCGAAGCCTTCGAAGTCGTTGCCGAACGGGAGGATGCCACCTCCGCGACATTCTCCATGCTGGCAGAGGCTGTCGCGGTTGCCAATGACGGCGTTGTTATTCCACGGGCGAAATTGGCCATTGATAGCGCTTTGGACCTTGACCCATCCAATCCTGCGGCAACCTACTTCGAGTCTCTGTATTACTTTCAGCAAGAAGAGACGCGTAAGGCCTACGATCTGCTTGTTTCACGACTGAATCAGGAAGAGGCTTACGTTCCCTGGATGGAGACCTATGCAGCGCAGATCAACCGGATTGCAGCGGCAGCTGACCTTCCGGTCGTCAATCTACCCAGCGGGCCGACGTCGCAACCAGGCCCGAGTGCCGCAGATGTCGCGGCGGCGTCGGAGATGAATGACGCGGATCGCGCGGAGTTCATCCGATCGATGGTCTCGCGGCTGGCCGAGCGTCTTGAGGATGAACCGGACGATCTGGATGGTTGGATGCGGCTGGCAAATGCCTATACCGTCCTTCAGGAGCCCGATCGCGCCGTTGAGGCCTACCGCAAGGCTGAAGCGCTGTTGGAGCAGCAGCCCGCCAGTGATCCTCGGCGTGCGGCGGTCCGTGCCGCGCTTGAGCGGCTCGGCGGCTGA
- a CDS encoding cytochrome c-type biogenesis protein, with protein MRQLIFAFCIGLLPFAANAVEPDEMLTDPVLEQRAREISKDLRCVVCQNQDIDSSNAGVARDLRLLVRERLVVGDSDAEVIEYIRARYGDYVLLKPPLEPATYALWFAPIAFVLIGVFVGGGLLMSRRKQEAFEDLGSEDENTVSEILRQNEAGDAS; from the coding sequence ATGAGACAGTTGATTTTCGCGTTTTGCATCGGGCTCCTTCCCTTTGCCGCCAATGCGGTGGAACCGGACGAAATGCTGACCGACCCGGTATTGGAACAGCGTGCGCGGGAGATTTCCAAGGATCTACGATGCGTCGTCTGTCAGAACCAGGACATCGACAGTTCGAACGCGGGTGTGGCGCGGGACTTGCGTCTGCTCGTACGCGAGCGCCTGGTCGTTGGAGACAGCGACGCGGAGGTGATCGAATACATACGGGCGCGGTACGGGGATTACGTGCTGCTGAAACCGCCTCTGGAGCCTGCGACCTACGCGCTTTGGTTCGCTCCGATCGCTTTCGTTCTGATCGGGGTTTTCGTTGGTGGCGGGCTACTGATGAGTCGGCGAAAGCAAGAGGCATTTGAAGACTTGGGCTCGGAGGATGAGAACACCGTGTCCGAAATTCTCAGGCAAAACGAAGCGGGGGATGCGTCATGA
- a CDS encoding DUF2933 domain-containing protein, with protein sequence MDHHSHRKKPITDRLMHYGMMACCVVMLLPVAGFFLAGGTLAGMWGNAAAFAPLLLCVGAHLVMHKFMGKSCHSDKAKDTIEETTEPITSAIPVVVRDRP encoded by the coding sequence ATGGACCACCACAGCCACAGAAAAAAGCCGATCACGGACAGGCTCATGCATTATGGTATGATGGCGTGTTGCGTCGTCATGCTGCTGCCCGTTGCGGGGTTTTTTCTTGCCGGCGGCACATTGGCGGGCATGTGGGGCAATGCAGCGGCTTTCGCCCCGCTCCTGCTGTGCGTTGGGGCGCATCTCGTGATGCACAAGTTCATGGGAAAATCGTGCCATTCCGACAAGGCAAAGGATACTATCGAGGAAACGACCGAGCCCATAACCTCCGCGATTCCAGTCGTGGTCCGCGACAGGCCGTGA
- a CDS encoding c-type cytochrome, with the protein MRRFLTLVSGAAVLGAASLGVVIAWPVGSAVTPIAIEGNVDRGAYLARASGCIACHTNFEAGGAPLAGGAPLETPFGTFYPPNLTTDPEHGMGEWTAEQFAKAVRQGIGPDGTPYYPSFPYTFYADFSDQDIADLWAAFQTVPPVDEPAPENDVSFPFDQRWGLKLWRAAFFYDPDTEPIEGRSDAWNRGRELVRGAAHCGACHTPRNLAGGRDIGASFAGNAQLPGGSKAPAIRPKDLVKNDWTVSNLAYALQTGITPSGDAFGGSMAEVVREGTRFLTPADREAMALFLLNKDTVEAENPASN; encoded by the coding sequence ATGCGCCGGTTCTTGACACTCGTCAGCGGGGCCGCCGTGCTGGGCGCGGCCAGCCTCGGCGTCGTGATTGCATGGCCTGTCGGCAGTGCAGTGACTCCGATTGCAATAGAGGGCAATGTCGACCGGGGCGCATATCTGGCGCGCGCCAGTGGGTGCATTGCCTGTCATACCAATTTTGAAGCGGGCGGCGCACCACTTGCCGGAGGGGCGCCGCTCGAAACCCCGTTCGGAACGTTCTACCCGCCCAACCTGACGACAGACCCGGAACATGGCATGGGCGAATGGACGGCAGAACAGTTCGCAAAAGCCGTGCGGCAAGGCATCGGCCCCGATGGAACGCCGTACTATCCGTCTTTCCCGTACACCTTCTATGCGGATTTTTCTGATCAGGATATCGCTGACCTCTGGGCGGCGTTTCAAACCGTGCCGCCCGTGGACGAGCCTGCACCAGAAAATGATGTCAGCTTCCCATTCGACCAACGATGGGGGCTGAAGCTCTGGCGAGCGGCGTTCTTCTACGATCCGGATACCGAACCGATTGAAGGGCGAAGCGACGCATGGAATCGAGGACGGGAATTGGTGCGCGGTGCGGCACATTGCGGAGCCTGCCATACGCCGCGCAATCTTGCGGGAGGCCGCGATATCGGTGCTTCCTTTGCAGGCAACGCCCAGCTTCCCGGTGGCAGCAAGGCCCCCGCGATACGGCCAAAAGACCTGGTCAAAAATGACTGGACGGTTTCAAACCTCGCTTATGCGCTCCAGACCGGCATCACCCCTTCGGGCGATGCTTTCGGCGGCAGCATGGCGGAAGTGGTTCGCGAGGGAACTCGGTTTCTGACACCTGCCGATCGCGAAGCGATGGCGCTTTTCCTGCTGAACAAGGACACGGTCGAGGCGGAGAACCCCGCGTCGAACTAA
- a CDS encoding c-type cytochrome: MDKLTALIGAVFVIGGGFAVWQFVGAEDLAVGHSMTPPDTSEIAEGDPIVQVQLPDALSQQAALGKNIFEAKCSECHGENAAGRNGVAPPLVHKIYEPSHHSDMAFVLAAQNGVRAHHWNFGNMPKIEGLTQGDVKMVAAYVRELQRANGIN, encoded by the coding sequence ATGGACAAATTAACTGCGCTGATTGGTGCCGTTTTTGTTATCGGCGGGGGTTTTGCCGTTTGGCAGTTCGTTGGAGCCGAAGATTTAGCGGTTGGCCACTCCATGACGCCACCTGACACAAGCGAGATTGCCGAAGGCGATCCGATCGTCCAGGTCCAGCTGCCTGACGCACTCTCGCAGCAGGCGGCGCTTGGGAAGAACATATTCGAGGCAAAATGTTCCGAGTGTCACGGCGAAAATGCCGCCGGTCGCAACGGTGTTGCGCCGCCTCTCGTGCACAAGATCTACGAACCGAGCCACCATTCGGACATGGCTTTTGTTCTGGCAGCTCAAAACGGCGTCCGTGCACATCACTGGAATTTCGGTAATATGCCTAAGATCGAGGGATTGACCCAAGGAGACGTCAAGATGGTGGCCGCCTATGTCCGCGAATTGCAGCGGGCCAACGGGATCAACTGA
- a CDS encoding multicopper oxidase family protein, with protein MRQTRRDFLRHATLAACAAAIPQSAFAATPFEDLIAKVARRQLLPDTYPETEIWGYDGLVPAPEIRVTQGDRVRRRFRNEVPDPSSVHWHGIRIDNAMDGVSGLTQEAVAPGGTFDYDFVVPDAGTYWYHAHNRSYEQVARGLRGALIVEEVDGPDIDREEVIVLEDWLLDPESGQLFDNFEQPMMMSHGGRTGNFITTNGRYDLTLPAQRNERIRLRIINAASARIFPLRLSGFSGWTVAVDGMPTGQPQSVDGELILGPAQRVDLIVDVTEDEGGTAQLLRIGDDDQLTPLVSFLVNGTASSVPRGKPLPLPPNPAAHAPDLADARDLRLVMSGGAMGRMQSALLGGERLGFRQLAQAGKFWALNDVAEMTYTPLADLSLNEPVRLKIENQTVFPHAMHLHGMHFRELRPDGAFGPMRDTILLAGNESREIAFTADNPGKWLFHCHMLSHAASGMTTWIRVT; from the coding sequence ATGAGACAAACACGTCGGGATTTCTTGCGCCATGCAACACTGGCGGCCTGCGCGGCGGCCATCCCGCAGTCGGCTTTTGCCGCGACCCCGTTCGAGGACCTGATTGCCAAGGTTGCACGTCGACAGCTTCTTCCGGACACCTACCCGGAAACAGAGATCTGGGGCTATGACGGCCTCGTTCCGGCCCCGGAAATCAGGGTCACACAAGGCGATCGGGTGCGTCGCAGGTTTCGCAACGAGGTACCCGATCCCAGTTCGGTTCACTGGCACGGAATCCGGATCGACAACGCGATGGATGGCGTTTCAGGGCTGACCCAAGAGGCCGTAGCGCCGGGTGGAACCTTTGACTACGACTTCGTCGTACCGGACGCGGGCACCTATTGGTATCACGCGCATAATCGCTCATACGAGCAAGTCGCGCGTGGTCTGCGCGGTGCCTTGATCGTCGAAGAGGTCGATGGACCGGACATCGACCGCGAGGAAGTCATCGTTCTGGAGGACTGGTTGCTCGACCCTGAGAGCGGGCAGCTGTTCGACAATTTCGAACAGCCCATGATGATGAGCCACGGTGGACGTACCGGCAACTTTATCACGACCAACGGGCGCTATGACCTGACCTTGCCCGCGCAGCGCAACGAGCGCATTCGCTTGCGGATCATCAACGCAGCAAGCGCTCGAATTTTCCCGCTGAGGCTCTCTGGATTCAGTGGCTGGACGGTGGCCGTGGATGGAATGCCAACCGGCCAACCCCAGTCGGTTGACGGCGAGTTGATCCTCGGCCCGGCACAGCGCGTCGACTTAATTGTGGATGTGACCGAAGACGAAGGCGGCACCGCCCAATTGCTTCGCATCGGCGATGATGATCAACTGACCCCGTTGGTGAGTTTTCTGGTCAACGGCACAGCCAGTTCAGTACCAAGAGGCAAGCCACTGCCGTTGCCGCCGAACCCCGCGGCACACGCCCCGGACCTTGCCGATGCGCGTGATTTGCGACTGGTCATGTCCGGCGGGGCAATGGGGCGAATGCAGTCCGCATTGCTTGGCGGGGAACGTCTTGGATTCCGTCAGCTTGCCCAAGCGGGCAAATTCTGGGCCCTGAATGATGTCGCCGAAATGACCTACACGCCACTGGCCGATCTATCCCTGAACGAGCCGGTGCGCCTGAAGATCGAGAACCAGACCGTTTTCCCACATGCGATGCACCTGCACGGGATGCATTTCCGCGAGCTGCGCCCCGACGGCGCGTTCGGGCCGATGCGGGACACGATCCTGTTGGCCGGCAACGAGTCCCGGGAGATCGCCTTTACGGCAGACAATCCCGGCAAGTGGCTGTTCCATTGCCACATGCTCAGCCACGCCGCATCTGGCATGACAACCTGGATACGGGTCACATGA
- a CDS encoding c-type cytochrome: protein MKKTTIVAAVLIAGTAVTAFAHSGATGIVKERMDAMLAMGKAVKTVAPMMRGETAYDAETVRDAARLFQQHAGESMTKLFPEGTGGMPSEAKDEVWTDWERFAALASQLEEYSEGLERAADNGLGGMSGNTSMDGASMMGGGSMMGGDTTMMGGSTMMGRGDMMDAAAIAEMPADAAFAMTTQVCSACHERFRAEED, encoded by the coding sequence ATGAAAAAGACGACTATCGTAGCGGCAGTGTTGATTGCAGGTACTGCGGTCACGGCATTCGCGCATAGCGGTGCCACCGGCATCGTGAAAGAGCGCATGGATGCCATGCTTGCAATGGGGAAGGCGGTCAAGACCGTGGCCCCGATGATGCGGGGCGAAACGGCCTATGACGCAGAAACAGTGCGCGATGCCGCGCGCCTGTTCCAGCAGCACGCCGGTGAGAGCATGACAAAGCTGTTCCCAGAGGGCACAGGGGGCATGCCCTCGGAAGCCAAGGACGAGGTGTGGACCGACTGGGAGCGCTTCGCGGCATTGGCAAGTCAGCTGGAAGAATACTCTGAGGGCCTGGAACGCGCAGCCGACAATGGATTGGGCGGCATGAGCGGCAATACCTCCATGGATGGCGCCTCGATGATGGGCGGCGGGTCAATGATGGGAGGCGATACAACCATGATGGGCGGGAGCACGATGATGGGCCGAGGCGACATGATGGATGCGGCCGCCATTGCCGAAATGCCCGCCGACGCAGCATTCGCGATGACGACCCAGGTCTGTTCCGCATGCCATGAACGCTTCCGGGCGGAAGAAGACTGA
- a CDS encoding DsbA family protein, with the protein MRFRQAFTTVAIAALLPLPALADELSESRVKELVLEAIRENPEIVMEAVAILEQRQAQAQELSQAQVLNDQRDLIENDPNAPVLGNAEGDVTVVEFFDYNCPYCRRVKPEVRALIEDDPNIRLVYREWPILGDGSVFAAKAALAARKQDKYEEFHWAMMGLEGRAEEASVLRVAEEIGLDIAQLRKDMEAPEVEEHIATSMQLTQALGFNGTPSFVIGDALVPGFVEKAQLADLVEEARKVED; encoded by the coding sequence ATGCGTTTCAGACAAGCCTTCACGACGGTCGCGATAGCTGCCTTGCTTCCGCTACCGGCACTCGCCGACGAACTGTCAGAGTCCCGGGTCAAGGAACTTGTGCTGGAAGCAATCCGCGAGAACCCGGAGATTGTCATGGAGGCCGTCGCCATCCTTGAACAAAGGCAGGCGCAAGCGCAGGAGCTCAGTCAGGCCCAAGTTCTGAATGACCAGCGCGATCTGATCGAGAACGATCCGAATGCGCCGGTTCTCGGCAACGCGGAAGGGGACGTCACCGTTGTGGAATTTTTCGACTACAACTGTCCTTATTGTCGGCGGGTCAAACCCGAGGTGCGGGCTTTGATCGAAGACGATCCAAACATTCGCCTCGTCTATCGTGAATGGCCCATTCTCGGAGACGGATCGGTGTTCGCCGCGAAAGCGGCCTTGGCAGCGCGCAAGCAGGACAAATACGAAGAGTTTCACTGGGCGATGATGGGGCTGGAAGGCCGCGCGGAAGAGGCCTCCGTGCTGCGCGTTGCCGAGGAGATCGGCCTGGATATCGCACAGTTGCGCAAGGACATGGAGGCCCCCGAGGTCGAAGAGCACATTGCGACCTCCATGCAACTGACCCAAGCTCTGGGCTTTAACGGCACGCCGTCTTTCGTGATCGGGGATGCGCTGGTCCCGGGCTTCGTCGAAAAGGCGCAGCTTGCCGACTTGGT
- a CDS encoding protein-disulfide reductase DsbD family protein: MIDCLLILRRVLLIPFVLLAVVSGSVAAATSAEYQSAPLTAHLISVQDGVPENTQTLSAGLHLQLNENWKTYWRSAGEVGIPPSVEWSGSENVADVEFMWPAPTRFTAFGIENFGYAGEVVFPLRITLKDPGAPVTLSAQVKLLVCSNVCVPEEFDLSLRLGRGNVIDSTSAGLIGTFSERVPEGAKTSGVSEANAFIDEDLTELIVSLRVDEPLQSPDVFPELGMGVALGKPDIRLGEEDRLLWARLPILSSNTDVTVAPSITVTDGENRAFTIIADRVAQGIAPPFELAATTPDMMELIWIAAIALLGGLILNVMPCVLPVLSIKVSSVLKHTDHDTTRVRFGFVAASAGIMTFMWGLALVLWALQTAGLSVGWGLQFQSPLFLAAMIAVLLVFSANLFGAFEFALPHGMQTRLAGAGGRNGYSADFFTGMFGAVMATPCSAPFLGTAVAFALAGRGVDILIVFTSLGLGLALPYLVIAAFPRLVAFMPKPGRWMLIIKSVMGVLLLATAVWLFWVLDGVAGLASVIAVAALSGLAVLILSLPNVQSQFRWSIAIASLVLAIAAGPLLQQSAPARSTPQLAMAWIAFDRSEIAKRVSAGEVVFVDVTADWCLTCKANKTLIIDREPVRSALEAPGVTAMQADWTRPDTRISRYLESFGRYGIPFNAVYGPSAPNGIVLSELLKTEDVMNALAQASGRDVSAKVAGQE, from the coding sequence TTGATCGATTGCCTTTTGATCCTGCGACGGGTTTTGCTTATTCCCTTCGTGCTCCTGGCCGTTGTCTCTGGAAGTGTCGCGGCAGCAACCTCTGCTGAATACCAGAGCGCGCCACTCACCGCGCATCTCATTAGTGTACAGGACGGCGTTCCCGAGAACACACAGACTCTGTCAGCCGGGCTTCACCTTCAACTGAACGAAAACTGGAAGACCTATTGGCGGTCGGCGGGCGAGGTGGGAATACCGCCTTCGGTCGAATGGAGCGGTTCCGAAAACGTCGCAGATGTCGAATTCATGTGGCCCGCCCCGACGCGCTTCACCGCCTTCGGCATCGAAAATTTTGGTTATGCGGGTGAAGTCGTCTTTCCGCTGCGCATAACGCTCAAAGATCCCGGCGCACCTGTGACTCTTTCCGCGCAGGTCAAACTGCTGGTGTGCTCCAATGTCTGTGTCCCGGAAGAGTTTGACCTGTCACTTCGCCTCGGACGGGGCAACGTCATCGACAGCACTTCGGCTGGGCTGATCGGTACGTTTTCCGAGCGCGTCCCCGAAGGGGCCAAGACGAGCGGCGTCAGCGAGGCAAATGCCTTCATCGACGAAGACCTCACGGAGTTGATCGTCAGCCTTCGCGTCGATGAACCACTCCAGTCGCCGGATGTGTTTCCCGAACTGGGTATGGGTGTTGCGCTTGGCAAACCCGATATCCGTTTGGGAGAAGAGGATCGTTTGCTTTGGGCGCGCTTGCCGATCCTCTCGTCGAATACGGATGTGACAGTGGCTCCGTCGATTACCGTCACCGACGGCGAGAACCGGGCCTTCACGATCATCGCGGATCGCGTGGCGCAAGGAATAGCACCACCCTTTGAACTGGCCGCCACGACACCGGACATGATGGAACTGATCTGGATTGCCGCGATCGCGCTGCTGGGCGGATTGATCCTGAATGTGATGCCCTGCGTGCTGCCGGTGCTGTCCATCAAGGTGTCGTCTGTGCTCAAACACACCGATCACGACACAACCCGTGTCCGGTTCGGTTTCGTCGCTGCCAGCGCCGGCATCATGACGTTCATGTGGGGTCTGGCGCTCGTCCTCTGGGCGCTCCAGACGGCAGGCCTCAGCGTCGGGTGGGGTTTGCAGTTTCAAAGCCCGCTGTTTCTTGCGGCGATGATCGCTGTCCTGCTCGTCTTTTCGGCAAATCTGTTCGGAGCGTTCGAGTTCGCCCTTCCACACGGCATGCAGACGCGGCTTGCAGGGGCCGGAGGACGCAACGGGTATTCCGCCGACTTTTTCACTGGCATGTTCGGTGCCGTCATGGCGACGCCTTGTTCGGCACCGTTCCTCGGCACCGCGGTGGCCTTTGCTTTGGCCGGGCGTGGCGTGGACATCCTCATCGTCTTTACGAGCCTCGGGCTCGGCCTCGCCCTGCCCTATCTCGTCATCGCCGCGTTCCCGCGTCTGGTCGCATTCATGCCCAAGCCTGGTCGATGGATGCTGATCATCAAAAGCGTCATGGGGGTTTTGTTGCTTGCAACCGCCGTGTGGCTGTTCTGGGTGCTCGACGGTGTCGCCGGGCTTGCGTCTGTCATCGCGGTCGCGGCGTTGTCCGGTCTCGCCGTTCTGATACTATCTCTCCCGAATGTGCAGTCCCAATTCAGGTGGTCTATTGCCATAGCCAGCCTTGTCCTGGCCATTGCCGCAGGTCCTCTCTTGCAGCAATCAGCACCTGCGCGTTCGACGCCGCAGTTGGCAATGGCTTGGATCGCATTTGATCGTTCGGAAATAGCGAAACGCGTGTCCGCAGGAGAGGTCGTTTTTGTCGATGTGACCGCTGACTGGTGTCTGACTTGCAAAGCGAACAAGACACTTATCATCGATCGGGAGCCAGTCCGGAGCGCGCTTGAAGCGCCTGGAGTCACGGCGATGCAGGCAGATTGGACACGCCCGGACACGCGCATTTCCCGCTACCTTGAGAGTTTCGGCAGATACGGCATCCCCTTCAATGCCGTCTACGGACCATCGGCACCGAACGGCATTGTGCTGTCCGAATTGCTAAAAACCGAGGACGTGATGAACGCCTTGGCGCAAGCCAGTGGTCGGGATGTTTCCGCAAAGGTTGCCGGACAGGAGTGA
- a CDS encoding L,D-transpeptidase, with amino-acid sequence MTTSRNNKINRRSLLGYAAVALVAPSVVRAETIRRNISSFRVHDWQDHFDALGKGIIISDTVTKALQHWTSDGEMRIYPTSVPLTDELTKRGYTEVVEKRKNPSWAPTPSMRERNPEWPARIEGGDPDNPLGTRALYLSWQYYRIHGTQDTRKIGRRSSNGCIGLFNEQIEEVYERAPVGTQVKLI; translated from the coding sequence ATGACGACATCGCGAAACAACAAGATCAATCGACGAAGCCTGTTGGGGTATGCGGCTGTCGCTTTGGTTGCACCAAGCGTGGTTCGAGCCGAAACCATTCGCCGCAACATTTCTTCTTTCCGAGTTCATGACTGGCAAGATCACTTCGACGCACTCGGAAAGGGGATCATCATCTCCGATACCGTGACGAAGGCGCTCCAGCATTGGACATCAGATGGCGAAATGCGGATCTACCCAACGTCCGTTCCGCTGACCGACGAACTCACCAAACGCGGTTACACTGAAGTGGTGGAAAAACGCAAAAACCCCAGTTGGGCGCCGACGCCCTCCATGCGGGAACGCAATCCGGAATGGCCGGCACGTATCGAGGGGGGTGATCCGGACAACCCCTTGGGTACTCGCGCACTGTACCTGTCGTGGCAGTACTACCGTATTCACGGGACACAGGACACGCGCAAGATCGGCCGCCGGTCGTCAAACGGCTGCATCGGTTTGTTCAACGAACAGATCGAGGAAGTCTACGAGCGAGCGCCTGTCGGCACTCAAGTCAAACTCATCTGA